One Nicotiana sylvestris chromosome 12, ASM39365v2, whole genome shotgun sequence genomic window carries:
- the LOC104222130 gene encoding casein kinase 1-like protein HD16, with protein MMPELRSGARRSKRLGDLQPAAPQPVGQEENLVLPPTQNRGRRRGGGGGRGRGNAATAVGKGPSGTTRARPSGAGRGRGIRLIDLDPETPCEVLPQAAPLGVAEPAFNRIEGAADKHIAMDGGGSADKVMGVEEESSATPVPERVQVGNSPVYKTERKLGKGGFGQVYVGRRTSGGTERTGPDAVEVALKFEHRNSKGCNYGPPYEWQVYNTLNGCYGIPWVHYKGRQGDFYILVMDMLGPSLWDVWNSLGQSMSPNMVACIAVEAISILEKLHLKGFVHGDVKPENFLLGLPGSADEKKLYLIDLGLASRWKDAASGLHVEYDQRPDIFRGTIRYASVHAHLGRTGSRRDDLESLAYTLIFLIKGRLPWQGYQGDNKSFLVCKKKMATSPELMCCFCPAPFKQFLEAVTNMKFDEEPNYAKLISFFESLIEPVTSLRPIRIDGALKVGQKRGRLLINLEEDEQPKKKVRLGSPATQWISVYNARRPMKQRYHYNVADSRLRQHVDKGNEDGLYISCVASAANLWALIMDAGTGFSSQVYELSAVFLHKDWIMEQWEKNYYISSIAGAANGSSLVVMSKGTPYTQQSYKVSESFPFKWINKKWKEGFHVTSMTTAGSRWGVVMSRNSGYSEQVVELDFLYPSEGIHRRWESGYRITSMAATADQAAFILSVPRRKMIDETQETLRTSAFPSTHVKEKWSKNLYIASICYGRTVC; from the exons ATGATGCCAGAGTTGCGTAGTGGAGCAAGGAGATCAAAACGGCTTGGTGATCTCCAGCCTGCCGCCCCTCAACCTGTTGGCCAAGAGGAAAACTTGGTTTTGCCGCCTACTCAGAACAGAGGCAGAAGAAGAGGTGGTGGTGGAGGAAGAGGAAGGGGTAATGCTGCAACGGCTGTAGGAAAAGGGCCTTCAGGGACGACACGTGCAAGGCCAAGTGGTGCTGGTAGGGGTAGGGGGATTAGGTTGATAGATTTGGACCCAGAGACGCCGTGTGAGGTTCTTCCTCAAGCTGCTCCTCTTGGGGTTGCCGAGCCAGCGTTTAATAGAATTGAGGGTGCTGCAGATAAACATATTGCAATGGATGGTGGTGGAAGTGCAGACAAGGTAATGGGAGTCGAAGAAGAATCAAGCGCAACTCCTGTACCTGAGAGG GTGCAAGTGGGTAATTCTCCTGTATATAAAACAGAAAGGAAGTTAGGTAAGGGTGGATTTGGGCAAGTATATGTTGGTCGAAGAACAAGTGGGGGAACTGAGAGAACAGGACCAGATGCTGTTGAG GTTGCATTGAAATTTGAGCATCGAAATAGTAAGGGTTGCAACTATGGCCCTCCTTATGAGTGGCAGGTGTACAA CACCCTGAATGGATGCTATGGTATCCCATGGGTTCACTATAAGGGTCGTCAGGGAGACTTTTACATCTTG GTCATGGACATGCTGGGACCTAGCTTGTGGGATGTCTGGAATTCTTTAGGCCAGTC GATGTCGCCGAATATGGTAGCCTGTATTGCGGTGGAGGCAATATCGATTCTTGAAAAACTGCACCTTAAGGG GTTCGTGCATGGAGATGTGAAGCCGGAAAATTTCTTACTTGGTCTGCCAGGAAGTGCTGATGAGAAGAAGCTGTATCTTATTGATCTCGGTTTGG CATCTAGATGGAAAGATGCAGCATCTGGTCTGCATGTTGAATATGACCAGAGGCCAGATATATTCAG GGGAACCATAAGATATGCAAGTGTGCATGCGCATTTGGGTCGGACGGGAAGTAGAAGAGATGACCTTGAGTCACTAGCATACACATTAATATTCCTGATAAAGGGAAGGTTACCGTGGCAAGGATATCAG GGTGACAACAAGAGTTTTCTTGTGTGCAAGAAAAAAATGGCCACTTCTCCAGAGTTGATGTGTTGTTTTTGTCCGGCCCCATTCAAGCAGTTCCTTGAGGCAGTGACAAATATGAAATTTGATGAGGAACCAAATTATGCCaagcttatctctttctttgAGAGTCTTATTGAGCCAGTCACGTCACTACGACCAATAAGAATTGATGGAGCTCTTAAG GTTGGGCAGAAGCGGGGAAGATTGCTAATAAACTTGGAGGAAGATGAGCAACCAAAGAAGAAAGTACGATTAGGTAGTCCTGCAACACAATGGATTTCTGTTTATAATGCACGACGTCCCATGAAGCAGAG GTACCACTATAATGTAGCGGACTCTAGGCTCCGGCAGCATGTAGACAAAGGAAATGAGGACGGTCTTTACATCAGCTGTGTGGCTTCAGCAGCCAATCTGTGGGCCTTAATCATGGATGCAGGAACCGGTTTCTCTTCCCAGGTTTATGAGCTTTCAGCTGTCTTCCTCCATAAG GATTGGATAATGGAACAGTGGGAAAAGAACTACTACATCAGCTCAATAGCTGGTGCAGCTAACGGAAGTTCCTTGGTCGTTATGTCAAAAG GAACTCCATATACACAACAGTCTTACAAAGTGAGTGAATCTTTCCCTTTCAAATGGATAAACAAAAAGTGGAAAGAAGGTTTCCATGTCACATCCATGACCACTGCTGGCAGTCGCTGGGGTGTGGTCATGTCCCGAAATTCTGGATATTCAGAACAG GTTGTTGAGCTTGACTTCCTTTACCCAAGTGAAGGAATACATCGACGGTGGGAAAGTGGTTATAGAATAACTTCTATGGCTGCCACTGCCGATCAAGCAGCCTTCATATTGAGCGTACCAAGACGTAAAATGATTGATGAGACTCAAGAGACTTTACGGACATCTGCCTTCCCAAGTACCCATGTTAAG GAAAAATGGTCTAAAAATCTTTACATTGCATCAATCTGCTATGGTCGAACTGTCTGCTGA
- the LOC104222132 gene encoding patatin-like protein 3, with amino-acid sequence MAAATISTISMIDSNKMEVDKLTYEIFSILENKFLFGYNDPTLSPTCKQNCTNTLTPFAGTKTVAAGKIRILSIDGGGSTNGILAAKSLAHLEATLRCKTGNKNTHIADFFDVVAGSGAGGVLAGLLFTRGKDGIPMFTAEEALKFLLESDRKISRCSNRGFFRRVFRPAKVFDKLFSGLTLKDTVKSVLIPCYDLTTRSPFVFSRADALEMDGCDFKLADVCEATVADLSVEVKSIDGRRKITAVGGGVTMNNPTAAAITHVLNNKQEFPFANGVEDLLVVSLGNGESDSGTGNVMLSPAAFVKIAGDGAADMVDQAVSMAFGQFRNSNYVRVQGNGIVGKKHESTSKTVAISEEMLKQKNVESVLFQGKKLVEYTNLDKLEIFAGELIKEQKSRKTTILPPVMLKQASPSPRTSSATTSSTISSC; translated from the exons ATGGCAGCAGCTACAATTTCTACCATCTCAATGATCGACTCCAACAAAATGGAAGTTGACAAACTCACGTACGAAATATTTTCCATTCTTGAAAACAAATTCCTCTTTGGTTACAATGACCCAACACTTTCTCCTACATGCAAACAAAACTGTACTAATACGTTAACACCCTTTGCCGGAACAAAAACTGTCGCCGCCGGAAAAATCAGAATTCTCTCAATTGACGGCGGTGGCTCCACTAATGGCATTCTAGCAGCAAAATCTTTAGCCCATTTGGAAGCAACCCTTCGTTGTAAAACCGGAAATAAAAACACCCACATTGCCGATTTCTTCGATGTTGTCGCCGGCTCCGGCGCCGGTGGTGTCCTCGCCGGTCTTCTTTTCACGCGTGGGAAAGATGGGATTCCGATGTTTACTGCTGAGGAAGCTCTTAAATTCCTTCTTGAGAGTGATAGGAAAATTTCACGGTGTTCTAACCGTGGATTTTTCCGGCGTGTTTTCCGGCCGGCGAAGGTGTTTGATAAATTATTCAGCGGTTTAACTTTAAAAGATACGGTTAAGTCGGTTTTAATCCCCTGCTACGATCTAACTACGAGATCACCGTTTGTATTTTCGCGGGCTGATGCGTTGGAGATGGACGGTTGTGATTTTAAGTTGGCGGACGTTTGTGAGGCCACAGTGGCTGATCTTTCGGTGGAAGTGAAGTCAATTGATGGAAGAAGGAAGATCACAGCCGTTGGTGGTGGGGTTACGATGAATAATCCAACGGCTGCAGCTATCACTCATGTACTTAACAATAAACAAGAGTTTCCCTTTGCTAATGGAGTTGAAGATTTGTTAGTGGTTTCTTTGGGTAATGGAGAATCAGATTCCGGTACCGGAAATGTGATGTTATCCCCGGCGGCATTTGTTAAGATTGCCGGAGATGGAGCTGCCGATATG GTAGATCAAGCTGTATCAATGGCATTTGGACAATTTAGAAACAGTAACTATGTTAGAGTACAGGGAAATGGAATTGTTGGGAAAAAACACGAATCGACGAGCAAGACAGTAGCCATATCTGAAGAAATGCTAAAGCAGAAGAATGTGGAATCTGTGTTATTTCAAGGGAAGAAATTGGTGGAATACACAAATTTGGATAAGTTGGAAATATTTGCTGGTGAATTAATCAAAGAGCAAAAAAGTAGGAAAACTACAATATTACCCCCAGTCATGTTGAAACAGGCATCACCATCTCCTAGAACTTCATCTGCAACAACTTCATCCACCATTTCCTCATGTTAA